The DNA window CCTCCCCATCCTTCCCTACTCTTCCTTTGCTGCCAATCCAGCCCCCCTCCCCACTGGTGACTCAGCCCTAGAACCAGAGCAACAagctggagggagagagagaatgagaaagggcAGGAAAAAGAGCCTTGGCTAAGCCTcagataaaaaaagaacaaggccatttttctcagttcttctccctttccttggCTCTTCAGTACTTTTCCTATATTTGACTCCCGAGGGCATTCTAAGTGTCATCTAACCTCAATCCCTCTTACTGCAAAGGGgatcctcttccttctttgtttaGTTCTGACCAAGCCCCCTTTGCTGCTTCTTTTTCGACAAGATCAGGCTTCTCCCACTCCTGCCCAGTTGAAAGCCTCTTGGCCTAGACTGGTCACTGGGTAAAACCTACTACAACTGCAGGCCTTCTGCCTCCAGCCACAGCTGCAGTGCCCATTTCTGCTGGCACGAGCCTTGGAGGCTGCCAGGCACCCACCCTGCCCAGGGAAACATGAGGTTAGGACAGCATGGCAGGTGAGCCTGGCTCCTGAGTACCTCAGGCATGACCTCATTTCTAGGAGCCACCCTGCCCTGGGCTTCCCAGATACCCTCATTTCCAagcaaaagtgaaagaaagagaaggaccGGCGGTATCCCCATAGGCCCACAGGGTCAGACCAGACCAGAATGCCTGGATTCCCAGGAAGGAATGtcagagcaggtgctggagaagagATGGTGTCAGTAACCACCTCCCAGAGAACAGTCCCTGTCCCTCCAAGGAACCCCTCATGCATTTTGCCAAGAAGCCCAGAGCACTTGGTCCTCTGCCTGCTCCTTACCCCTCATTTCCACAGAGTAGGAGATTGGGCCCTGGGTTAGGGCGAGCCCCCTATGTTGTGGGCCAGGAACCCCAGTCCAGAGATGAAGGTGATGGGGCAGCAAAGAAGGTCCCACCCTGGGTTTCTAACCATTTCTGAGGCCTTCTGAATGGAGAACAAGAAAGCTGtgctctcccctcctcccacccacagGGCAGTGGACAAATACTACGATTTGGGGTATACTTTCAGGGAGTCCCTGCATCTCTTGAAAACCTTCTGTGAAACCCAGTTTAAGAGCCTATCCAAGACCATGAACGATCCCGCTTTTCCAAAGAGACTTTCAGGCTAACAGAATATGAGGCTGCAGCTCATCTTACTAGTTAGTTCCTCTGAGTTGTGCACTTAGGCAGCTGTTTGCATCTGGCTACACAGCTGGCTGCAGCTAAGCCCAGCTGGCTCTCCCAAATGGCCGAGGGGTTGAATGGCCGAGGGGTTGAATTCAGTGAGATGAAGAGAAGGGCCAAGACACAGAACCACCCTTAGGAAAGACTGAGGATACTCGAGGGAGAGAACTCCTCCCCCTCAGAGGTTCATTAGCTTTAGAACCTTCTAGGCTCCTGGCAGGCTGAATGCCAGCTCCAGTTTCCCAGAGAGAAAAGTAGAACCCCTTTGCTCAGCCACCTTGGACGGGGCTCCTGGGTAATGAGGATGCATCCAGGTTCTGGCCTCAGCGCAAGAGCCTTCAGATGCTCCTTGGAGAAAGGCACATGTGCAGAGGATTTTACACACTTTATCTCGTTACAGCCCCAGTAACATCCCAAAAGAAGGCATGCTGTTCCCCTCTCTCCAACACGTAAGGAAATTCAGGTTCAGGTATTGGCAACAGATCTGAGACAGGACACTGGCCATGGGACCTCCAAGCCTCTTCTCCCTCTACCATATCAAGTTGACTCTCACAGGCTAGCAGCAGTGGGAAAGAGCACTAGATCCAGGTCCAACCCCTTTTGGGGGAAACATGGCCCAGGGAGGGGAACCTGGCCCAGGGAGGGgaccttgctcaaggtcaccagGCAAAAGGGGGAGGGGTTGAGGAATCATTATTGACTCTTTCTTTCCAGTCTGATCTCTTTACCTATGTTATCTTATATCATGCAGATTTGGCATTGaaagtctgaaaatatttttcttggttaGGGCAGAAAGAGTGCTGATGTAGAAACGTGTGCTCCTGGTGGCTCAGGATCTCCAAAAGATAGAGGGTTGGCTAAGGCCAGGTGGCAGCTGCTGGGgccaggctgggaagggtgtggtAGCCCTAGCCTCTGCAAGAGCAAGATGGAGTTGAGGTTAAGTCCAGGTAGGCAGGCTAGGTCAGGAGGGCAGAACCAAGGCAGGGGCAGAGTTTGGACTTTGGACATTCTAAACTTCCTCAATCTCTGCAGGCCTCAACCGGAGCAGGGAGAGATTTCAGTGTACCCTGAATGTGACTACATCTTCTTGTTCAGTGGGGTCAGAGGCCAGGTGGGGGCAGAGGCTAGGAGGGGGCAGATCACCCAGCCCAAAGAGGTGGATGGTACCTGCTTAACCTGTCCTAACCACCATCCCTCTTTGGACAGCTTCACCTCCCCAGCCGCCAACCTCGGCATGCTCTGAGGCCACAGCAGAGAGACCTCTGAATCCTGGACATGCCACTGGGCATGAGTGTGTCTGGTGGAGTGAGGGGGACCCAGGCGGCTGggtgcaacctcctcctccttcctcccctatGCATagctcttcccctcctccttgcAGCTGTTGGGGAAGgagaacagaagaaagagaaaaacactgTTTCCCTcttcaaaccaaaacaaacacacTCAGGGTTGAAGATCCAACACGAATCCGTGGAATGCAGGGAGGATGTCTGTGGGGAGAGTGCCACTGCTTGGGGGTGGGCAGGAGGAGACGCAGCCAGAGCTGGGACAAGtcctcctctctcttccactGCCGCTATCCTCAAGGCGTCAGAGGGAGCGTATGGACAGCTCCAAACGCCCAGACTCACCCATCACCTCACCCTCCATCCGCCAAGCCAGCGGTTGAGAAGGCCATCCAGTCTGGCTCTGCAGAGGGTGTGGCTGGCGTGGCCGCAGACTACCAGCGAGGTGCTTAAATGCATATGCTCATTTTTCCCCCAAGCGTAGGGGAAGGGGGGTCCGCTGGGTGTTTATCCTGCAGTTTaccccagctcccagccctggAGAGAAGAGGCTAGTGCTGGGTACTCAGTTCACAGAATGGGAGAGGACTCAGTCACCAGGACCCCACTTCCGCTCTCAGGAGAGATCTAAAGGGCGGAGGGGTGGCGTCCAGACAGGTTCTGGCCCCGTCAGCACTTGCCAATGATTACTGCCCGACCTCACACCCAATCCTCCACTTCCCGCCAACCCCCAGCAGCCAGTGGGCCGCCTGGGTACCCGCCCCTTAATCCTGGCTCCCAAGGGTCAGCTGCCCCGGACTCCGACTCCGCTCCGGACCCGCATCCCCCGCACGCACACTCTCGCTCGCACCCCACAGCCTCTAGCTTCACTTACAGGTAGCGCTGCTGCCGCTCTGTCTGCCGATGGAGGGCGACCGAGTAGCCGAAGAGGCTGCCCGGGTTCCCGGCCTCCTTCACTACCAGGAATCGGGTATCCAGGTTGAAGGCGGAGACGACGCAGCCGCCGGCCGCCACCATCAAGGCGCAAAGCATCAGGCGTGGGGCGCGGGGCGCGCGGCTGGGGCCAGGGCCCATGGCTGCGAGCGGGAGCGGGGTCCGGGCGAGAGCGCGTGAGAGCGCGGAGCTGGGCGTGAGGACCTGTTCACCTGCTCCCCGCGCCGCCGAAGGACACTGGAACCCGCCGGCCGCTGCGCTCCGTAGTGCTGATCGGTTTCGTGCCCCCAGCCTCAGCCAGTTTCACAGCTGCGCTCTCGGATCCCCTCTTAAGATCCGTGGGTCTATCTTCCCGCCTCCCCAGCGGCCGGGTCGCCGCCGTCCCTGCCCCGGGCAACCGGCTCCCAGCTTGTCCCGGCCGCGCCCCCTTGGCCGCGCTGTTGCCTTCGATCCCGGCTCCGCGGCGGATCTGGCAAGCGCACCGGTCGACCGCAAGGAGGACAGGAGGGAGGGGTCCTGCGGAGCGCGCCCCGCCTCTCCACGCCCAGTCCCGCACCTCCCCACCTTGCGAGCCCAGCCTGAGCTGCGCTTTCCTTCcggggaaagagaaaaaggtcCCGGCTCGGCCACCGCCTCTTAAAGGGGCAGCACCGCccctccctcctcatcctccctaCCCCAGCTCCGCCTTCTCCCCCAAACACCTGTCGGCAACACCCAAAGGCTTAGATTTCCCCTTCCCGCCCCTCGCTTCTCTGGGAAAGGGTCGTCTCGGGAGCAAGATGGATGTGACTGGCGGAGCCGGGGGTGGGATTTGTCCGGCCGCTTTcctgcctctgctgctgctgctgaaaaGGCCAGCCCGCTGGAGAGACCTGGCGTTGGCGCATCTGGGAACAGACTTCCGCGCGCGGCTGGCTGGAATGCTGGACTCGCCTCCGCAGCGCTGTGAGTCCCCAAGAGGTGGCTGTCGGTCCCTGGGAGTTCTTCCTCTCACCCAGGCTCCTCGCTGTGTTTgcagagatttatttctcctGTCCACTCATCCTGATCCGAGCTGAGATTGGCCCCTCAGCAAAGACAGACATATTTAGCAGTGGTAACAACCAAATGTCGCTAATTTTAATTaccaaaaagcatttttttccctgCGACTTCTGGTATCAAGGGATAAGACTGTCAATGTAGAAATGAGTCCCTCCTTCACAGAAGCACTGCGTCGCAGGAAGCTGAGCCTAGACCGTACCCATTTCTCGTCCACTCCTGCCTTCAGGGCCCAGCCCGGAGAATCCCAGAGGCTCCCTCTTCCTACCCAAGCTTGAACAGAGTGTTTGGAGACTGGGCTTGGAAGTCAGCCCCCATCAGGTGTTTGGTGGGTAGCGCCAGGTGGCGGTAGGTGGGCGGAGCCTAAAGGTCTCCTCCACCAAGGAATCAAATTGAAAGGGAACTTCAAGAGGTTACGCtggccaggcgcgatggttcacgcctgtaatcccaacacttagggaagccggggcgggcggatcacgagatcaggagttcgagaccagcctggccaatatggtgaaacactgtctctactaaaaaattacaaaaattagccgggcgtggtagcggattcctgtagtcccagctacctggggcaggagaattgcttgaacccgggaggcgcaggttgcagtgagccgagatcgcgccactgcactccagcctgggcgacagagtaagacttcgtctcaaaaaaaaaagaggtaattaTGTACTTTCTTGGATCTAACTCACGTTTCTCTTACTGCAGCTCAGAGACCCATTTTCCCCggagcattttgttttgttttgtttttgttttctgttttgtttttgtttttgagacaatagagtctcactctgtctcccaggctggagtgcagtggcgcgatctccgc is part of the Chlorocebus sabaeus isolate Y175 chromosome 16, mChlSab1.0.hap1, whole genome shotgun sequence genome and encodes:
- the LOC140708722 gene encoding uncharacterized protein, with the protein product MAARPVHLLPAPPKDTGTRRPLRSVVLIGFVPPASASFTAALSDPLLRSVGLSSRLPSGRVAAVPAPGNRLPACPGRAPLAALLPSIPAPRRIWQAHRSTARRTGGRGPAERAPPLHAQSRTSPPCEPSLSCAFLPGKEKKVPARPPPLKGAAPPLPPHPPYPSSAFSPKHLSATPKGLDFPFPPLASLGKGRLGSKMDVTGGAGGGICPAAFLPLLLLLKRPARWRDLALAHLGTDFRARLAGMLDSPPQRWGSSCHSFCLGAWSPLPEGFHEHTCMADASDDNNLRKICIQNLELRDQSGQPRDSFLIYEEHLSPRPFSYGIRAMEGIGD